The proteins below come from a single Osmerus mordax isolate fOsmMor3 chromosome 3, fOsmMor3.pri, whole genome shotgun sequence genomic window:
- the LOC136940931 gene encoding ectonucleotide pyrophosphatase/phosphodiesterase family member 7-like — translation MRGSSPMWLPVALSLLLGHVCSGAPLSLSRPSGQHKVLLISFDGFRWDYDRDVDTPNLDAMAIDGVKARYVTPPFFTITSPTHFTLLTGRYVENHGVIHNMWFNTTSTEKKPYYQTQFVNEWWDNGTLPIWITAQRQGLKAGSLHFPGTASSYQGERAMATDVEPGFYNYKNETLWRRNVDKVMGDWFRDMDLDFVSLYFGEPDGTGHRYGPDSPQRREMVKQVDRTVGYIRSTAERHGVAERLNIIITADHGMSSVFRNGLVKEIVLSKIPGFSFSDLSFHLVDFGPSGMLLPKEGRLEKVYSALKGAHPHLHVYTKEDLPRRLHFSNNDRILPIILFSDPGYVINGYLPVQFHNGEHGFDNEEMDMKPFFRAVGPAFQRNLEVGPFETVNIYPLMCHILGIRPEVNDGHLDNTRHMLASEIQEQLDVNILANVFTGLSAVAGFLVVVFIAAMSLRLYNNNNNNNRKSKEEVHHHQEETENKQTSL, via the exons ATGAGGGGGTCCAGCCCCATGTGGCTGCCCGTGGCTCTGAGCCTTCTGCTGGGTCACGTCTGCAGCGGAGCCCCCCTCAGCCTGTCCAGACCCAGCGGCCAGCACAAGGTCTTGCTGATCTCCTTCGACGGCTTCAGATGGGACTACGACCGCGACGTGGACACGCCCAACCTGGACGCCATGGCGATAGACGGCGTGAAGGCCCGCTATGTGACGCCACCGTTTTTCACCAtcaccagccccacacacttCACCCTGCTCACAG gtcgcTACGTAGAGAACCATGGTGTGATCCACAACATGTGGTTCAACACCACGTCCACGGAGAAGAAGCCGTACTACCAGACCCAGTTTGTGAATGAATGGTGGGACAACGGGACGCTGCCTATCTGGATCACGGCCCAGAGACAG ggTCTGAAAGCAGGTTCCCTCCACTTCCCAGGCACCGCCTCCTCCTATCAGGGCGAGCGCGCCATGGCGACGGACGTGGAACCCGGTTTTTATAACTACAAGAACGAGACGCTGTGGCGCCGGAATGTGGACAAGGTCATGGGCGACTGGTTTAGAGACATGGACCTGGACTTCGTCTCGCTGTACTTCGGAGAACCGGACGGCACAGGACACCGATACGGGCCGGACTCCCCCCAGCGGCGGGAGATGGTGAAGCAGGTGGACCGCACGGTCGGGTACATCCGCAGCACGGCGGAGCGCCACGGCGTGGCGGAGCGcctcaacatcatcatcacggCCGACCACGGCATGAGCAGCGTGTTCAGGAACGGCCTGGTGAAGGAGATCGTGCTCTCCAAGATCCCCGGGTTCTCCTTCAGCGACCTCTCCTTCCACCTGGTGGACTTCGGGCCCTCAGGCATGCTGCTGCCTAAGGAGGGCCGCCTGGAGAAGGTGTACTCCGCCCTGAAGGGGGCGCATCCGCACCTCCACGTCTACACCAAGGAGGACCTGCCCCGGAGGTTACACTTCTCCAACAACGATCGCATCCTTCCCATCATCCTCTTTTCCGACCCTGGATACGTCATCAATGGG TACCTACCAGTGCAGTTCCACAACGGAGAGCATGGCTTCGACAACGAGGAGATGGACATGAAGCCCTTCTTCAGGGCTGTGGGACCTGCCTTCCAGAGGAACCTGGAGGTCGGGCCCTTCGAGACGGTCAACATATACCCACTGATGTGTCACATCCTGGGGATAAGGCCTGAGGTCAACGATGGCCACCTGGACAACACCAGACACATGCTGGCTTCTGAGATCCAGG AACAGCTTGATGTGAACATCCTGGCCAACGTTTTCACTGGTCTGTCTGCTGTGGCGGGATTCCTGGTGGTGGTCTTTATCGCTGCCATGTCTTTACGcctctacaacaacaacaacaacaacaaccgcaA GAGTAAGGAGGAAGTACATCACCAtcaggaggagacagaaaaTAAGCAAACATCTTTATGA